One Triplophysa dalaica isolate WHDGS20190420 chromosome 1, ASM1584641v1, whole genome shotgun sequence DNA segment encodes these proteins:
- the arhgap36 gene encoding rho GTPase-activating protein 36 isoform X2 codes for MVLFYMGSDKHSSTLMQHEDPVRQDMQFYYMGEHTWTTMLGQSLRLQPVPIQSLSELERARLQEVALYHLEKRHLDFKISIPKETRKRRKSLRRKFDSFSKEKKDKDVAPQAFGIPLAQVIANDRAHKQRQDALKESRRDCLDLEASVLHFRAEKWQHNGNRTMSSTALSHGAASSPALEVHSKPVSSVFMDNTSRTHRRGGLSVDSISDLVESQSRLLEALQLSHPNELEMKKASAGRTQAKLSLNPIYRQVPRVVERCCNHIQAYGLQTLGIFRVGSSKKRVRQLRNDFNSGVDAVLDEEHSVHDVAALLKEFLREMPDPLLPRELYRAFLHANLLRGSDQLTYLQQLLYLLPPCYCDTLLRLLTLLHTVQQNAHDSTGPDQQEILGNKMTAANLAVIFGPNLLQKERGSERELSPQALGIEDSTAVISVTLLLVQNHKHLFMVSDELQQEVLMSLIQTDPDIIDYLLRRKVSSSSLTMETDSGGRRDKQVSLDFVGQSSDNLSSLEPLFPDSSSIGSLKSDVFLNVLHLNTNRDRSSEAPPKSIGQIRQFHSHHNLLCLAQPSVNAQSDERQLRDQRQAASRQTWSGERLCSGLGQEDSDSQPQSPVEKRVWVRQSSNASSTTSDDSKPPSNFWDFFTGKMPVIRSPSLQNFFNDHLQSEKKKIRI; via the exons GGCGAACATACGTGGACCACCATGCTGGGACAGAGCTTGAGGCTGCAGCCGGTTCCCATCCAAAGTCTGTCAGAGCTGGAGAGAGCGCGACTGCAGGAGGTGGCCCTTTACCACTTGGAAAAAAGACACCTGGATTTTAAGATCAGCATTCCCAAAG AGACCCGTAAGAGAAGGAAATCACTGCGTAGAAAGTTTGACTCGTtctcaaaagaaaagaaagacaaag ACGTTGCACCTCAGGCATTTGGCATCCCTCTTGCTCAAGTTATTGCCAATGACCGGGCACACAAGCAGCGTCAGGACGCACTGAAAGAGAGTCGCAGGGACTGTCTGGACCTAGAGGCCAGTGTACTACACTTCCGTGCTGAGAAATGGCAGCACAATGGAAACCGGACGATGAGCAGTACAGCTTTATCGCATGGAGCTGCTTCCTCACCAGCACTGGAGGTTCACAGCAAACCTGTGTCATCAGTGTTCATGGACAATACATCACGGACACACAGACGG GGAGGATTGTCTGTAGACTCCATCTCTGATCTGGTTGAGAGTCAGTCCAGACTACTAGAAGCTCTGCAGCTCTCTCACCCTAATGAGCTGGAAATGAAGAAGGCATCCGCGGGCCGTACACAGGCCAAGCTCAGTCTCAACCCCATTTACAGACAAGTACCCCGAGTGGTGGAACGTTGCTGTAACCACATTCAGGCTTACG GGTTACAAACTTTGGGGATTTTCCGGGTAGGCAGCTCTAAAAAGAGAGTCCGTCAA CTACGCAATGACTTTAACAGCGGGGTAGATGCCGTGTTAGACGAGGAGCACAGCGTTCATGATGTGGCTGCATTACTGAAGGAGTTTCTCAGGGAGATGCCCGACCCTCTGTTGCCTCGAGAACTGTACCGCGCCTTTCTGCACGCTAACT tgttgAGAGGGTCTGATCAGTTGACATACCTGCAGCAGTTGTTATACCTGTTACCACCCTGTTACTGTGATACGCTGTTGAGGCTCCTCACCCTCTTACATACAGTACAACAGAACGCACACGACTCGACTGGCCCTGACCAACAGGAG ATTTTAGGTAATAAGATGACGGCAGCCAACCTGGCAGTGATCTTTGGGCCCAACCTTCTCCAGAAAGAGAGAGGATCAGAGAGAGAGCTCAGTCCTCAGGCTCTGGGTATAGAGGACAGCACTGCTGTTATCTCTGTTACCCTGCTGCTCGTCCAGAACCACAAACACCTCTTcatg GTGTCCGATGAGCTCCAACAGGAGGTGCTCATGAGTCTCATTCAGACAGATCCTGATATTATTGACTATCTGCTACGCAGGAAAGTCAG cagcagcagtctAACCATGGAAACCGACTCTGGTGGACGGAGGGACAAGCAGGTCTCTCTGGACTTTGTGGGTCAATCTAGTGACAATCTTTCATCCCTGGAGCCTCTCTTCCCAGATTCATCTAGCATAGGAAGTCTGAAAAGCGATGTCTTCCTTAACGTTCTGCACCTTAACACCAACCGAGACC GCTCCTCTGAGGCTCCTCCAAAGTCCATTGGCCAAATAAGGCAGTTTCATTCTCACCACAACTTGCTGTGTCTGGCCCAGCCCTCCGTCAATGCCCAGAGTGATGAGAGACAGCTTCGAGACCAAAGACAAGCCGCTTCCAGACAAACATGGTCAGGGGAACGACTTTGTTCTGGTCTGGGACAGGAGGATAGTGACTCCCAACCGCAGAGCCCTGTAGAGAAACGCGTATGGGTACGACAGAGCTCCAATGCTTCATCCACGACGTCAGACGACAGCAAGCCGCCAAGCAACTTCTGGGACTTTTTCACTGGAAAG ATGCCTGTGATCAGGAGCCCTTCACTGCAAAACTTCTTCAACGACCATTTACagtctgagaaaaaaaaaataagaatatga
- the arhgap36 gene encoding rho GTPase-activating protein 36 isoform X4, translating to MLGQSLRLQPVPIQSLSELERARLQEVALYHLEKRHLDFKISIPKETRKRRKSLRRKFDSFSKEKKDKDVAPQAFGIPLAQVIANDRAHKQRQDALKESRRDCLDLEASVLHFRAEKWQHNGNRTMSSTALSHGAASSPALEVHSKPVSSVFMDNTSRTHRRGGLSVDSISDLVESQSRLLEALQLSHPNELEMKKASAGRTQAKLSLNPIYRQVPRVVERCCNHIQAYGLQTLGIFRVGSSKKRVRQLRNDFNSGVDAVLDEEHSVHDVAALLKEFLREMPDPLLPRELYRAFLHANLLRGSDQLTYLQQLLYLLPPCYCDTLLRLLTLLHTVQQNAHDSTGPDQQEILGNKMTAANLAVIFGPNLLQKERGSERELSPQALGIEDSTAVISVTLLLVQNHKHLFMVSDELQQEVLMSLIQTDPDIIDYLLRRKVSSSSSLTMETDSGGRRDKQVSLDFVGQSSDNLSSLEPLFPDSSSIGSLKSDVFLNVLHLNTNRDRSSEAPPKSIGQIRQFHSHHNLLCLAQPSVNAQSDERQLRDQRQAASRQTWSGERLCSGLGQEDSDSQPQSPVEKRVWVRQSSNASSTTSDDSKPPSNFWDFFTGKMPVIRSPSLQNFFNDHLQSEKKKIRI from the exons ATGCTGGGACAGAGCTTGAGGCTGCAGCCGGTTCCCATCCAAAGTCTGTCAGAGCTGGAGAGAGCGCGACTGCAGGAGGTGGCCCTTTACCACTTGGAAAAAAGACACCTGGATTTTAAGATCAGCATTCCCAAAG AGACCCGTAAGAGAAGGAAATCACTGCGTAGAAAGTTTGACTCGTtctcaaaagaaaagaaagacaaag ACGTTGCACCTCAGGCATTTGGCATCCCTCTTGCTCAAGTTATTGCCAATGACCGGGCACACAAGCAGCGTCAGGACGCACTGAAAGAGAGTCGCAGGGACTGTCTGGACCTAGAGGCCAGTGTACTACACTTCCGTGCTGAGAAATGGCAGCACAATGGAAACCGGACGATGAGCAGTACAGCTTTATCGCATGGAGCTGCTTCCTCACCAGCACTGGAGGTTCACAGCAAACCTGTGTCATCAGTGTTCATGGACAATACATCACGGACACACAGACGG GGAGGATTGTCTGTAGACTCCATCTCTGATCTGGTTGAGAGTCAGTCCAGACTACTAGAAGCTCTGCAGCTCTCTCACCCTAATGAGCTGGAAATGAAGAAGGCATCCGCGGGCCGTACACAGGCCAAGCTCAGTCTCAACCCCATTTACAGACAAGTACCCCGAGTGGTGGAACGTTGCTGTAACCACATTCAGGCTTACG GGTTACAAACTTTGGGGATTTTCCGGGTAGGCAGCTCTAAAAAGAGAGTCCGTCAA CTACGCAATGACTTTAACAGCGGGGTAGATGCCGTGTTAGACGAGGAGCACAGCGTTCATGATGTGGCTGCATTACTGAAGGAGTTTCTCAGGGAGATGCCCGACCCTCTGTTGCCTCGAGAACTGTACCGCGCCTTTCTGCACGCTAACT tgttgAGAGGGTCTGATCAGTTGACATACCTGCAGCAGTTGTTATACCTGTTACCACCCTGTTACTGTGATACGCTGTTGAGGCTCCTCACCCTCTTACATACAGTACAACAGAACGCACACGACTCGACTGGCCCTGACCAACAGGAG ATTTTAGGTAATAAGATGACGGCAGCCAACCTGGCAGTGATCTTTGGGCCCAACCTTCTCCAGAAAGAGAGAGGATCAGAGAGAGAGCTCAGTCCTCAGGCTCTGGGTATAGAGGACAGCACTGCTGTTATCTCTGTTACCCTGCTGCTCGTCCAGAACCACAAACACCTCTTcatg GTGTCCGATGAGCTCCAACAGGAGGTGCTCATGAGTCTCATTCAGACAGATCCTGATATTATTGACTATCTGCTACGCAGGAAAGTCAG cagcagcagcagtctAACCATGGAAACCGACTCTGGTGGACGGAGGGACAAGCAGGTCTCTCTGGACTTTGTGGGTCAATCTAGTGACAATCTTTCATCCCTGGAGCCTCTCTTCCCAGATTCATCTAGCATAGGAAGTCTGAAAAGCGATGTCTTCCTTAACGTTCTGCACCTTAACACCAACCGAGACC GCTCCTCTGAGGCTCCTCCAAAGTCCATTGGCCAAATAAGGCAGTTTCATTCTCACCACAACTTGCTGTGTCTGGCCCAGCCCTCCGTCAATGCCCAGAGTGATGAGAGACAGCTTCGAGACCAAAGACAAGCCGCTTCCAGACAAACATGGTCAGGGGAACGACTTTGTTCTGGTCTGGGACAGGAGGATAGTGACTCCCAACCGCAGAGCCCTGTAGAGAAACGCGTATGGGTACGACAGAGCTCCAATGCTTCATCCACGACGTCAGACGACAGCAAGCCGCCAAGCAACTTCTGGGACTTTTTCACTGGAAAG ATGCCTGTGATCAGGAGCCCTTCACTGCAAAACTTCTTCAACGACCATTTACagtctgagaaaaaaaaaataagaatatga
- the arhgap36 gene encoding rho GTPase-activating protein 36 isoform X1, producing MVLFYMGSDKHSSTLMQHEDPVRQDMQFYYMGEHTWTTMLGQSLRLQPVPIQSLSELERARLQEVALYHLEKRHLDFKISIPKETRKRRKSLRRKFDSFSKEKKDKDVAPQAFGIPLAQVIANDRAHKQRQDALKESRRDCLDLEASVLHFRAEKWQHNGNRTMSSTALSHGAASSPALEVHSKPVSSVFMDNTSRTHRRGGLSVDSISDLVESQSRLLEALQLSHPNELEMKKASAGRTQAKLSLNPIYRQVPRVVERCCNHIQAYGLQTLGIFRVGSSKKRVRQLRNDFNSGVDAVLDEEHSVHDVAALLKEFLREMPDPLLPRELYRAFLHANLLRGSDQLTYLQQLLYLLPPCYCDTLLRLLTLLHTVQQNAHDSTGPDQQEILGNKMTAANLAVIFGPNLLQKERGSERELSPQALGIEDSTAVISVTLLLVQNHKHLFMVSDELQQEVLMSLIQTDPDIIDYLLRRKVSSSSSLTMETDSGGRRDKQVSLDFVGQSSDNLSSLEPLFPDSSSIGSLKSDVFLNVLHLNTNRDRSSEAPPKSIGQIRQFHSHHNLLCLAQPSVNAQSDERQLRDQRQAASRQTWSGERLCSGLGQEDSDSQPQSPVEKRVWVRQSSNASSTTSDDSKPPSNFWDFFTGKMPVIRSPSLQNFFNDHLQSEKKKIRI from the exons GGCGAACATACGTGGACCACCATGCTGGGACAGAGCTTGAGGCTGCAGCCGGTTCCCATCCAAAGTCTGTCAGAGCTGGAGAGAGCGCGACTGCAGGAGGTGGCCCTTTACCACTTGGAAAAAAGACACCTGGATTTTAAGATCAGCATTCCCAAAG AGACCCGTAAGAGAAGGAAATCACTGCGTAGAAAGTTTGACTCGTtctcaaaagaaaagaaagacaaag ACGTTGCACCTCAGGCATTTGGCATCCCTCTTGCTCAAGTTATTGCCAATGACCGGGCACACAAGCAGCGTCAGGACGCACTGAAAGAGAGTCGCAGGGACTGTCTGGACCTAGAGGCCAGTGTACTACACTTCCGTGCTGAGAAATGGCAGCACAATGGAAACCGGACGATGAGCAGTACAGCTTTATCGCATGGAGCTGCTTCCTCACCAGCACTGGAGGTTCACAGCAAACCTGTGTCATCAGTGTTCATGGACAATACATCACGGACACACAGACGG GGAGGATTGTCTGTAGACTCCATCTCTGATCTGGTTGAGAGTCAGTCCAGACTACTAGAAGCTCTGCAGCTCTCTCACCCTAATGAGCTGGAAATGAAGAAGGCATCCGCGGGCCGTACACAGGCCAAGCTCAGTCTCAACCCCATTTACAGACAAGTACCCCGAGTGGTGGAACGTTGCTGTAACCACATTCAGGCTTACG GGTTACAAACTTTGGGGATTTTCCGGGTAGGCAGCTCTAAAAAGAGAGTCCGTCAA CTACGCAATGACTTTAACAGCGGGGTAGATGCCGTGTTAGACGAGGAGCACAGCGTTCATGATGTGGCTGCATTACTGAAGGAGTTTCTCAGGGAGATGCCCGACCCTCTGTTGCCTCGAGAACTGTACCGCGCCTTTCTGCACGCTAACT tgttgAGAGGGTCTGATCAGTTGACATACCTGCAGCAGTTGTTATACCTGTTACCACCCTGTTACTGTGATACGCTGTTGAGGCTCCTCACCCTCTTACATACAGTACAACAGAACGCACACGACTCGACTGGCCCTGACCAACAGGAG ATTTTAGGTAATAAGATGACGGCAGCCAACCTGGCAGTGATCTTTGGGCCCAACCTTCTCCAGAAAGAGAGAGGATCAGAGAGAGAGCTCAGTCCTCAGGCTCTGGGTATAGAGGACAGCACTGCTGTTATCTCTGTTACCCTGCTGCTCGTCCAGAACCACAAACACCTCTTcatg GTGTCCGATGAGCTCCAACAGGAGGTGCTCATGAGTCTCATTCAGACAGATCCTGATATTATTGACTATCTGCTACGCAGGAAAGTCAG cagcagcagcagtctAACCATGGAAACCGACTCTGGTGGACGGAGGGACAAGCAGGTCTCTCTGGACTTTGTGGGTCAATCTAGTGACAATCTTTCATCCCTGGAGCCTCTCTTCCCAGATTCATCTAGCATAGGAAGTCTGAAAAGCGATGTCTTCCTTAACGTTCTGCACCTTAACACCAACCGAGACC GCTCCTCTGAGGCTCCTCCAAAGTCCATTGGCCAAATAAGGCAGTTTCATTCTCACCACAACTTGCTGTGTCTGGCCCAGCCCTCCGTCAATGCCCAGAGTGATGAGAGACAGCTTCGAGACCAAAGACAAGCCGCTTCCAGACAAACATGGTCAGGGGAACGACTTTGTTCTGGTCTGGGACAGGAGGATAGTGACTCCCAACCGCAGAGCCCTGTAGAGAAACGCGTATGGGTACGACAGAGCTCCAATGCTTCATCCACGACGTCAGACGACAGCAAGCCGCCAAGCAACTTCTGGGACTTTTTCACTGGAAAG ATGCCTGTGATCAGGAGCCCTTCACTGCAAAACTTCTTCAACGACCATTTACagtctgagaaaaaaaaaataagaatatga
- the arhgap36 gene encoding rho GTPase-activating protein 36 isoform X3, giving the protein MVLFYMGSDKHSSTLMQHEDPVRQDMQFYYMGEHTWTTMLGQSLRLQPVPIQSLSELERARLQEVALYHLEKRHLDFKISIPKETRKRRKSLRRKFDSFSKEKKDKDVAPQAFGIPLAQVIANDRAHKQRQDALKESRRDCLDLEASVLHFRAEKWQHNGNRTMSSTALSHGAASSPALEVHSKPVSSVFMDNTSRTHRRGGLSVDSISDLVESQSRLLEALQLSHPNELEMKKASAGRTQAKLSLNPIYRQVPRVVERCCNHIQAYGLQTLGIFRVGSSKKRVRQLRNDFNSGVDAVLDEEHSVHDVAALLKEFLREMPDPLLPRELYRAFLHANLLRGSDQLTYLQQLLYLLPPCYCDTLLRLLTLLHTVQQNAHDSTGPDQQEILGNKMTAANLAVIFGPNLLQKERGSERELSPQALGIEDSTAVISVTLLLVQNHKHLFMVSDELQQEVLMSLIQTDPDIIDYLLRRKVSSSSSLTMETDSGGRRDKQVSLDFVGQSSDNLSSLEPLFPDSSSIGSLKSDVFLNVLHLNTNRDRSSEAPPKSIGQIRQFHSHHNLLCLAQPSVNAQSDERQLRDQRQAASRQTWSGERLCSGLGQEDSDSQPQSPVEKRVWVRQSSNASSTTSDDSKPPSNFWDFFTGKVSGSETIV; this is encoded by the exons GGCGAACATACGTGGACCACCATGCTGGGACAGAGCTTGAGGCTGCAGCCGGTTCCCATCCAAAGTCTGTCAGAGCTGGAGAGAGCGCGACTGCAGGAGGTGGCCCTTTACCACTTGGAAAAAAGACACCTGGATTTTAAGATCAGCATTCCCAAAG AGACCCGTAAGAGAAGGAAATCACTGCGTAGAAAGTTTGACTCGTtctcaaaagaaaagaaagacaaag ACGTTGCACCTCAGGCATTTGGCATCCCTCTTGCTCAAGTTATTGCCAATGACCGGGCACACAAGCAGCGTCAGGACGCACTGAAAGAGAGTCGCAGGGACTGTCTGGACCTAGAGGCCAGTGTACTACACTTCCGTGCTGAGAAATGGCAGCACAATGGAAACCGGACGATGAGCAGTACAGCTTTATCGCATGGAGCTGCTTCCTCACCAGCACTGGAGGTTCACAGCAAACCTGTGTCATCAGTGTTCATGGACAATACATCACGGACACACAGACGG GGAGGATTGTCTGTAGACTCCATCTCTGATCTGGTTGAGAGTCAGTCCAGACTACTAGAAGCTCTGCAGCTCTCTCACCCTAATGAGCTGGAAATGAAGAAGGCATCCGCGGGCCGTACACAGGCCAAGCTCAGTCTCAACCCCATTTACAGACAAGTACCCCGAGTGGTGGAACGTTGCTGTAACCACATTCAGGCTTACG GGTTACAAACTTTGGGGATTTTCCGGGTAGGCAGCTCTAAAAAGAGAGTCCGTCAA CTACGCAATGACTTTAACAGCGGGGTAGATGCCGTGTTAGACGAGGAGCACAGCGTTCATGATGTGGCTGCATTACTGAAGGAGTTTCTCAGGGAGATGCCCGACCCTCTGTTGCCTCGAGAACTGTACCGCGCCTTTCTGCACGCTAACT tgttgAGAGGGTCTGATCAGTTGACATACCTGCAGCAGTTGTTATACCTGTTACCACCCTGTTACTGTGATACGCTGTTGAGGCTCCTCACCCTCTTACATACAGTACAACAGAACGCACACGACTCGACTGGCCCTGACCAACAGGAG ATTTTAGGTAATAAGATGACGGCAGCCAACCTGGCAGTGATCTTTGGGCCCAACCTTCTCCAGAAAGAGAGAGGATCAGAGAGAGAGCTCAGTCCTCAGGCTCTGGGTATAGAGGACAGCACTGCTGTTATCTCTGTTACCCTGCTGCTCGTCCAGAACCACAAACACCTCTTcatg GTGTCCGATGAGCTCCAACAGGAGGTGCTCATGAGTCTCATTCAGACAGATCCTGATATTATTGACTATCTGCTACGCAGGAAAGTCAG cagcagcagcagtctAACCATGGAAACCGACTCTGGTGGACGGAGGGACAAGCAGGTCTCTCTGGACTTTGTGGGTCAATCTAGTGACAATCTTTCATCCCTGGAGCCTCTCTTCCCAGATTCATCTAGCATAGGAAGTCTGAAAAGCGATGTCTTCCTTAACGTTCTGCACCTTAACACCAACCGAGACC GCTCCTCTGAGGCTCCTCCAAAGTCCATTGGCCAAATAAGGCAGTTTCATTCTCACCACAACTTGCTGTGTCTGGCCCAGCCCTCCGTCAATGCCCAGAGTGATGAGAGACAGCTTCGAGACCAAAGACAAGCCGCTTCCAGACAAACATGGTCAGGGGAACGACTTTGTTCTGGTCTGGGACAGGAGGATAGTGACTCCCAACCGCAGAGCCCTGTAGAGAAACGCGTATGGGTACGACAGAGCTCCAATGCTTCATCCACGACGTCAGACGACAGCAAGCCGCCAAGCAACTTCTGGGACTTTTTCACTGGAAAGGTGTCAGGCTCAGAGACTATAGTATGA